A region of the Mesotoga sp. UBA6090 genome:
TGGTCCATAGAGTCCTACTTCAAGACTGCCAAACAACACTTCTCGCTCGCAAAAGCCGGACTCTCAACTGAAGATGGCCAAAAGCATTGGATTATCCTGATTGTTCTTGCCTATCTGATTTTCAATGACCTTCACCGATTCATTCTCGAGAAGACTAAGCTGAAAGATATGATGTGTTCGAAACACCATAGAGGAATCTCAAGCTCAGGTCTTTAGTCCTCGAACAGGTCAAAATCGATTTCCATCTTCTCCATTCCAATTTCCGCTCTCCTTCTCTTGTTCCTTTCTATTAGTTGTTACATACACGCACTTCGTGAGTAAGAGACAATGAATCCTACTACAATCGTGAGGTAATTCCAGAAACTCCATTTTCTGTGTAGCCTTATGCTCAAGTCATCTAGGACCTGAGTTCCACGAGAATATGCAATAGAGTATTTCTCATCGGTTAATAGCCTCACAATCGACGCCAGTTCGATCTTCATACCGCATAGGCGTTTAACGTCTGCTCTCTCTTATGCGCTGTCGTCTATAGCGATCTAAACTATGATGCCGTCTCCAGAAGACAGGGCTTTGAAGGGTCTATCTTCGGGAACTCCCAAACTCGCTATATATTCAAACTCATCGCCAGAACGGCCGATTATAATCTCTTCCTTAACTATGCTCGCCCCAGATATAAAAGAATTGTGAAAGAGGAGATGATCTAGAAAATATGAAAGAAATTCATTGTCTTCGTCTTCCTTTTCGACCGCTTCTTTCATTCTGTCCCAATAAAAGTAGTCGTAGAAAACTGTTCTTATGTTCTCCTTCGCGATAATCTCTACGGAACTGGAAAGTTGCTTCTCCAAATTGGAGTAGCGATTTTCAATCATAATTGCTGTTACAGTAGACAGAAACACTGCACCCATAAGCGCTATAAAAAGCAGTATGAATTCAGCTCTCAAAAGAGTACCAGGAGCAATAAAACTTCGATTCATATCTTTCTAACACTTGAAGAGTATCTCCAGACTAAATTAGTGTCAGTCAAAATAAGGAAACAGACTCAGCCTTACTTTCGCAGAGAGTTACACGGAGGAGAAGTTTCTCAAATTAGATTAGTTTCATAAGCAATCTAGTTTTTCGATAGTCACCAATAACTCTTGAAATCTCATTCGCCAAGGAGACTTCCAATCTCTTCATTTCGAGGGATCGACTTCTGGGCTCCCCTTCTGGTAACCGATAATGCTGCAGCTGCACAGGCATACCTGAGAGAAGCGTGAAGATCAAGTCCTCTGTCCAGCGAGCAGGCAAAAGCCCCATTGAAAACATCGCCAGCTGCGGTTGAATCAATGGCTCTTACTTTGAAGGCCGGGACCACCAAACTCTTCGATCTTCCAGAGAAGAAGACCCCTTTATTTCCTCTCTTAAGAAGCACATCTTCACATCCCATCTTGTGAAGCTTTGCAGTAGCTTCTTCAATGCCCAGGTTGTATCCCGCAAGCTCGGCCATCTCTGTTTCGTTTGGGGTTATGATGCTAACGTATCGCAGAATCGACTTGTCGATATTACTTGATGGCGCAGGATCAAAGATGACCGTCTTTCCGGCTTCGCTGAAGAGTTTCGCTGCATAGAGAGTCGATTCGAACGGGATTTCGTTCTGGAGAAGAAGAATGTCGGCTTTTAGCAGGCTTTCTCTAGAATCGGCAATAATCTCCGGAGACAGGTGAAAGTTTGCACCAGGGTATACTATTATCCTGTTCTCTCCTGAACTTGAAACCTCTATCAAAGCGACTCCGTTTGGAGAATCGACATATCTTATTCCATTACCAAGATCAATGGCTTCCAGTTCTCTTTTCATCATCTGGGCATTTCCATCGTTTCCCAGACAGGTAAGGAAGTAGACCTCTCCACCAAGTAGTCTTGATGTTACTGCCTGATTAGCACCCTTGCCTCCTGGATAGTAAGACAGCTCCAATCCCTTCTGAGTCTGACCCGGTAAGGTGAAGTCATCTACGTTAATTACCATATCGACGTTGCTGCTTCCTATAACTGCTATCATAAGAGCCTCTAAAAAAGCCGGAGGGAGATCCCCATCCCCCCGGCCTCCTGGTCTTATTACTTCAACGTTACTAACTGTAGATCTACAGGAATGTAAATCGTACCGATAGTCAGATACTCGAACGCTTTGACAACAGCCAGCTGACCCATCACAAATGGTTGCTGGGCAACAGTAGCCGCCATTTCACCGGCATTTACCGCTGCAACAGCATCATCAACGGCATCGAAGCCTACGACTTTGATCTTATCTAGAAGACCGGCGGCTTTTATGGCTTCGATTGCTCCAAGAGCCATCTCGTCATTGTGAGCAAAAACAGCATCGATATTGGGATTCGCCTGAAGGATGTTCTCCATTACTACAAGTCCTTCGGCTCTGTTGAAGTTTGCAACCTGTTTCGCAACGATCTTGATATCCGGGTATTTGGAAATAGCTGCACCAAAGCCCTGTCCACGATCTCGCGCAGCCGACGTTCCAACGATTCCTTCAAGTTCAACTACGTTACCCTTTCCGCCGAGAAGCATTGCGACGTACTCACCGGCCATCATACCGCCTGCAACATTGTCGGAAGCAATATGCGCAATCACCATTCCGCCATTGGCTCCTCTGTCAACTGTTATCACCGGTATTCCAGCCTTATTAGCTTCCTCCACTGCAGTGACAATCGCATCGCTGTCAGTCGGGTTAATGACTATTAGATCCAATTTCTGCTGCACAAAATCTTCAATATCACCTAACTGCTTGGCAGGGTTGTCTCGGCCATCAGCCACGATTACTTCTACTCCTAGACCAGCCGCTGCCTGAAGGGCTCCGTCCCTAAGCGTTACAAAGAACGGATTATTGAGAGTGGATAGAGAGAGTCCAATTCTGTAGGTTGCTCCAAAAAGGAACGCCGATGCTGCTACCAGAAAAACGGTAATTACAAGTAGTTTCTTCATTTCAGTACCTCCTTATCAAAAATTGGCCTTGAAGGCCTAAACAAATACCTAATCACTGTTTCTTTCCGCCATGACTGCCAGGAGTATTACGGCTCCTTTCACTGCTTGTTGGTAGAATGGTGAGATAAGAACAAGATTCATACCGTTGTTTATTATTCCAAGGACCATAATACCGAAAATTGTTCCTATTATCGATCCTTTTCCACCGGAGAGGCTTGTCCCTCCTAGAACCACCGCGGCAATGGCATCCAACTCATAACCCTCTCCAAATATTGGCTGGGCACTATTGAGTCTAGCAGTCAAAATGAGTGCGCTCAGCGCGGCCAGGAGACCGCTTATAGTATAAATAACTATCTTGTATCTATCTACTTTGACACCGCTTAGTTTCGTTGCCTCTTCGTTTCCACCTATTGAGTAAGTGTAGAGACCCAACTTCGTATTAAAGAGAAGATACCAGGCGAAAACAAACACTCCAAGCATTATTAAAACAGGCACGGGAATTCCGAAGATCTCTCCACGCCCGATTTCCCTGAAACTTGCTGGAAAACCGGTTATCGGTCTTCCCTGAGTGAATGCCTGCGTAAAGCTTCTGGCGATAGCCATAGTGGCAAGAGTTACTATGAAAGGCTGAAGCTTCATCTTGGCAATTATCACGCCGTTGAAGGCGCCCATGAGAGCACCTATTCCTAGTGCCGCCAGGATTCCAAGTAAAGGAGAAGTGCTCTTTATAACGCTTGCCCCGACTACTGCTGAGAAAGCGAATATCGAACCTACTGAAAGGTCTATGCCTCCAGAGATTATTACGAAGGTCATTCCGAATGCGATTATTC
Encoded here:
- a CDS encoding transposase, with product MGFSEEVIIRDRTARFHQRVVHFKSVRVPLKIVMAELDGGRRTTPISSDTELSSEDIFLYYLHRWSIESYFKTAKQHFSLAKAGLSTEDGQKHWIILIVLAYLIFNDLHRFILEKTKLKDMMCSKHHRGISSSGL
- the rbsK gene encoding ribokinase; translation: MIAVIGSSNVDMVINVDDFTLPGQTQKGLELSYYPGGKGANQAVTSRLLGGEVYFLTCLGNDGNAQMMKRELEAIDLGNGIRYVDSPNGVALIEVSSSGENRIIVYPGANFHLSPEIIADSRESLLKADILLLQNEIPFESTLYAAKLFSEAGKTVIFDPAPSSNIDKSILRYVSIITPNETEMAELAGYNLGIEEATAKLHKMGCEDVLLKRGNKGVFFSGRSKSLVVPAFKVRAIDSTAAGDVFNGAFACSLDRGLDLHASLRYACAAAALSVTRRGAQKSIPRNEEIGSLLGE
- a CDS encoding D-ribose ABC transporter substrate-binding protein; this encodes MKKLLVITVFLVAASAFLFGATYRIGLSLSTLNNPFFVTLRDGALQAAAGLGVEVIVADGRDNPAKQLGDIEDFVQQKLDLIVINPTDSDAIVTAVEEANKAGIPVITVDRGANGGMVIAHIASDNVAGGMMAGEYVAMLLGGKGNVVELEGIVGTSAARDRGQGFGAAISKYPDIKIVAKQVANFNRAEGLVVMENILQANPNIDAVFAHNDEMALGAIEAIKAAGLLDKIKVVGFDAVDDAVAAVNAGEMAATVAQQPFVMGQLAVVKAFEYLTIGTIYIPVDLQLVTLK
- a CDS encoding ABC transporter permease translates to MKKTLSLLRRFPIVVGFFGIVLVFSFLSDRFFTVSNFMNVLRQVSINGIIAFGMTFVIISGGIDLSVGSIFAFSAVVGASVIKSTSPLLGILAALGIGALMGAFNGVIIAKMKLQPFIVTLATMAIARSFTQAFTQGRPITGFPASFREIGRGEIFGIPVPVLIMLGVFVFAWYLLFNTKLGLYTYSIGGNEEATKLSGVKVDRYKIVIYTISGLLAALSALILTARLNSAQPIFGEGYELDAIAAVVLGGTSLSGGKGSIIGTIFGIMVLGIINNGMNLVLISPFYQQAVKGAVILLAVMAERNSD